In one Gopherus evgoodei ecotype Sinaloan lineage chromosome 1, rGopEvg1_v1.p, whole genome shotgun sequence genomic region, the following are encoded:
- the LPAR5 gene encoding lysophosphatidic acid receptor 5: protein MSNDSISQSLDQCKDYSSNHRLHLVGYSLIFVAGLILNAVALWVFLRYLHLKSVVSIYMFNLAVSDLLFTLSLPLRLYYYSSQHWPFGNFLCQVSGSLFQINMYGSCLFLMCINLDRYIAIVHPLRWRHLRRPKLARLLCLVVWVLILVGSVPAAGVHRSSSCIKGSQTIALCFESFSDGLWQKGIFPLVILAEILGFLLPLTSVTYCSIRIFQKLCQASETQSLRQQKTIRLLVVNLVIFIICFVPYNTTLAAYGMIKAHVIQAEPPIRDSVRQVLIVTVLLASMNCSLDPLIYYFSTEGFRNTFKKLRRGQAWDSDTGMAKTQVTETKRYRARSSVEAKRYPAQNFILLNKDLPLAPIKIFLNGPIEDSEI, encoded by the coding sequence ATGTCAAATGACAGCATTTCTCAAAGTCTGGACCAATGCAAAGATTACAGCTCCAACCACCGGCTGCACCTGGTTGGGTACAGCCTGATCTTTGTAGCAGGTTTGATCCTCAATGCTGTGGCACTCTGGGTCTTCCTGCGCTACCTGCACCTCAAGTCTGTGGTAAGCATCTATATGTTCAACCTAGCAGTAAGCGACCTGCTCTTCACACTCTCACTGCCACTACGGCTCTATTACTACTCCAGCCAGCATTGGCCTTTTGGCAATTTCctttgccaggtgtctggctccCTCTTCCAGATCAACATGTATGGCAGCTGCCTCTTCCTCATGTGCATCAACCTGGATCGCTATATTGCCATTGTCCACCCACTCCGCTGGCGCCATCTTCGGCGGCCCAAGTTGGCCCGGCTGCTCTGCCTGGTGGTgtgggtgcttatcctggtgggctctgttcctgctgctggtgtACATAGGTCAAGTTCCTGCATCAAAGGGAGCCAGACCATCGCTCTGTGTTTCGAAAGCTTCAGTGATGGCCTGTGGCAGAAGGGCATCTTCCCACTGGTCATCCTGGCTGAAATCCTGGGCTTCCTCTTGCCACTGACCTCTGTGACATACTGTTCAATTAGAATCTTCCAGAAGCTATGCCAGGCCAGCGAGACACAGAGCCTGCGCCAGCAGAAGACTATACGCCTGCTCGTGGTGAATTTGGTAATCTTCATCATCTGCTTTGTGCCCTACAACACAACTCTGGCAGCCTATGGGATGATAAAGGCCCACGTGATCCAAGCTGAGCCGCCAATTCGGGACTCTGTGCGCCAGGTGCTTATTGTCACGGTGCTGTTGGCCAGCATGAACTGCTCTCTTGACCCCCTAATTTACTACTTTAGTACTGAAGGTTTCCGTAACACCTTCAAGAAGCTCCGGCGGGGCCAGGCCTGGGACTCCGACACAGGGATGGCCAAGACTCAGGTCACAGAGACGAAACGCTATAGAGCACGCTCCAGTGTAGAAGCAAAGCGGTACCCAGCCCAAAACTTCATCCTCCTCAATAAGGACTTGCCACTGGCtcccatcaaaatatttttgaatgggcCGATCGAGGACTCTGAAATATAA
- the LOC115636031 gene encoding protein Wnt-4-like: MEIVQLYVVLISLWHIRAVTWLYLAKQPSLQGTLQDSSACEGLKGLAEEQVRICQRQVEAMDSVKHGAELAIEECQHQFHNRRWNCSTLQGLQVFGKVAIQGTRESAFIHAISSAGVAFAVTRACSRGELEQCGCDRKIHGVSPEGFQWSGCSDNLSYGIAFSQAFVDNPERSRGVSSSRALMNLHNNEAGRKAILSHMKVECKCHGVSGSCEVRTCWKAMPPFRKVGNVLKEKFERATEVHPKRVGSRKLLVPKSSRFKPYTAHDLVYLVASPDFCDRDPHSGVFGTSGRQCNRTSHAMDGCELLCCGRGFRTAQAERVERCSCKFHWCCSVKCKQCHHLVEVHTCR, encoded by the exons ATGGAGATTGTCCAGCTGTATGTTGTGTTGATTTCTCTGTGGCACATCCGTGCTGTGACCTGGCT GTACCTGGCAAAGCAGCCCTCCCTGCAAGGGACCCTGCAAGATTCCAGTGCCTGTGAGGGTTTGAAGGGCCTGGCGGAGGAGCAGGTGCGAATCTGCCAGCGGCAAGTGGAAGCCATGGACTCAGTGAAGCACGGAGCAGAGCTGGCCATAGAGGAGTGTCAGCACCAGTTTCACAACCGTCGATGGAATTGCTCCACTCTGCAGGGGCTACAGGTCTTTGGCAAGGTTGCCATACAAG GTACACGAGAATCTGCTTTCATTCATGCCATCTCATCAGCAGGAGTGGCGTTCGCTGTGACCCGGGCCTGCAGCCGTGGGGAGCTGGAGCAATGCGGATGTGATCGCAAGATCCATGGAGTCAGCCCAGAAG gaTTCCAGTGGTCAGGCTGCTCTGACAACCTGTCCTATGGTATTGCCTTTTCTCAAGCCTTCGTGGATAACCCTGAACGGAGCCGTGGTGTCTCGTCCAGCCGAGCACTCATGAACCTGCACAACAATGAGGCTGGTAGGAAG GCTATCCTGTCCCACATGAAGGTAGAATGCAAATGTCATGGAGTGTCAGGTTCCTGCGAGGTCCGCACCTGCTGGAAGGCGATGCCCCCATTCCGCAAGGTGGGCAATGTCCTAAAAGAGAAATTTGAGAGGGCCACAGAGGTGCACCCCAAGCGGGTTGGTTCCCGCAAGCTCCTGGTGCCCAAGAGCTCCCGCTTCAAACCCTACACAGCTCACGACTTGGTCTACCTGGTGGCCAGCCCAGACTTCTGTGACCGGGACCCCCACAGTGGGGTCTTTGGCACCTCCGGACGCCAGTGCAACCGGACGTCTCATGCCATGGATGGCTGCGAGCTGCTGTGCTGCGGGCGAGGCTTCCGCACGGCCCAGGCTGAGAGGGTGGAGAGATGCAGCTGCAAGTTCCACTGGTGCTGCTCAGTCAAGTGCAAGCAGTGCCACCACCTTGTGGAGGTGCACACCTGCCGGTGA